A section of the Deinococcus aerolatus genome encodes:
- a CDS encoding metallophosphoesterase family protein, translating to MRLAIIADIHGNLDALRAVLADAQAQGAEQIVVNGDVVNRGPDSVAALETLLARSDVSFTLGNHDDLLRLWDARSTDLPADWFGDPFWGATDWNATQLDRAGLLHTPADWPMTHTLHAVGLPPVLIAHGSPLHYREGLSERTRPERVKELSAGHGVLIGSHIHRPAQAQVGGVLVLNTGAVGAPANGDPRAQYLLLTAEPTGWKAEFRAVPYDRAGVLARFGSSGLLDTGLSAQIFREEILTSRSLYTPYWQWTEDRAVPRDARTWATFLDRHLSACRT from the coding sequence ATGCGCCTGGCAATCATCGCGGACATACACGGTAACCTGGACGCCCTGCGGGCCGTGCTGGCCGACGCGCAGGCCCAGGGTGCCGAGCAGATCGTGGTCAACGGCGACGTGGTCAACCGGGGACCGGATTCGGTGGCGGCGCTGGAAACGCTGCTGGCCCGCAGCGACGTGAGCTTCACGCTGGGCAACCACGACGATCTGCTGCGGCTGTGGGATGCCCGCAGCACCGATCTGCCTGCCGATTGGTTCGGCGATCCTTTCTGGGGGGCCACCGACTGGAACGCCACGCAACTGGACCGCGCCGGACTGCTGCACACGCCTGCCGACTGGCCCATGACCCACACGCTGCATGCGGTGGGGCTGCCGCCTGTGTTGATCGCCCACGGCTCGCCGCTGCATTACCGCGAGGGCCTCAGCGAGAGGACACGGCCGGAGCGCGTGAAGGAATTGAGTGCCGGGCACGGCGTGCTGATCGGGTCGCACATCCACCGCCCGGCCCAGGCGCAGGTGGGCGGTGTGCTGGTGCTGAACACCGGGGCGGTGGGTGCCCCCGCCAATGGTGACCCGCGCGCCCAGTACCTGCTGCTGACTGCCGAGCCCACAGGCTGGAAGGCGGAATTCCGGGCCGTACCGTACGACCGCGCGGGCGTGCTGGCCCGCTTCGGCAGCAGCGGGCTGCTGGACACTGGCCTGAGCGCACAGATCTTCAGGGAGGAGATCCTCACCTCACGCAGCCTGTACACGCCGTACTGGCAGTGGACTGAAGACCGGGCTGTGCCCCGTGACGCCCGCACCTGGGCCACCTTTCTGGACCGCCACCTGTCTGCCTGCCGGACATGA
- a CDS encoding fasciclin domain-containing protein, producing MKKQTSLVTLGLLLATPALAGGAGAPAAQPAATCMSIAQIVSSDPNFSTLATAVEAAGLTETLQGGSYTVFAPTNAAFAKLPSDTLAAVLNDADALKNILLYHVVPGKVTAKQVTGMTSGKTAQGSSFLVTVSGGKVMIDNATVIKADVVACNGIVHVIDTVLMPAPASAAPEATAPVEAAPVVEAAPVVEAPATAAAPAAEMAMAAPAATISSIPALPLSGATMTTETAATTDVTTTTDTTTTTDTTTTTTDTTTTDTTTVTTDTATTDATTEVEMSTNSLYDVIVADDQFSTLRSLLSDAGLTDILMDNEYTIFAPTNEAFAAVDADTLALIASNPDTLQQVLLYHIVTGKLTGEQLSQNAQLRSLEGSSINLKLEGGTQMVGPEGKVTTTVDSADNGVIYVIDKVMLPPTLKLPAPPTPAPPPAATTSTAAPAPAPAPAATPAPAPAPTPAPAPAPTPAPAAPVTTAPATTAPVAVAVAAPVSPTPAAATGAMTLQQRLEAEPQFSTLLSLLQTAELTTPLMATDVTIFAPTNDAFAKVPKATLDRLLADKALLKQVLSFHVVSGRVTEADLNGAQLRSLESSSLDLKREAGVLRIGVATNGVLTGATVNVTPIIVGNSAIYPIDSVLIPPTFK from the coding sequence ATGAAGAAGCAGACCAGTCTCGTTACGCTTGGCTTACTCCTGGCGACCCCCGCCCTCGCTGGCGGCGCCGGTGCGCCTGCCGCCCAGCCCGCCGCCACCTGCATGTCCATCGCGCAGATCGTGAGCAGCGACCCCAACTTCAGCACGCTGGCCACCGCCGTGGAAGCAGCCGGACTGACCGAGACGTTGCAGGGCGGCAGCTACACGGTGTTCGCGCCCACCAACGCTGCGTTCGCCAAGCTGCCCAGCGACACCCTGGCGGCCGTCCTGAACGACGCCGATGCCCTGAAGAACATCCTGCTGTACCACGTTGTTCCTGGCAAGGTCACCGCCAAGCAGGTCACCGGCATGACGTCCGGCAAGACCGCCCAGGGTTCCAGCTTCCTGGTCACCGTCAGCGGCGGCAAGGTCATGATTGACAATGCCACCGTGATCAAGGCCGACGTCGTCGCTTGCAACGGCATTGTCCATGTGATCGACACTGTGCTGATGCCCGCCCCCGCCAGCGCGGCCCCCGAGGCCACCGCGCCCGTCGAGGCAGCGCCCGTGGTGGAAGCCGCCCCGGTGGTAGAGGCCCCGGCCACCGCGGCCGCGCCCGCAGCGGAGATGGCCATGGCCGCCCCCGCCGCCACCATCAGCAGCATTCCGGCCCTTCCGCTGAGTGGCGCCACCATGACCACCGAAACGGCGGCGACGACCGACGTCACCACCACGACGGACACCACCACAACAACGGATACCACCACGACCACGACGGACACGACCACAACGGACACGACCACGGTGACCACCGACACCGCCACCACGGACGCGACCACCGAAGTCGAGATGAGCACCAACTCGCTGTACGACGTCATCGTGGCAGATGACCAGTTCAGTACCCTGCGGTCCCTCCTCAGTGACGCCGGCCTGACCGATATCCTGATGGACAACGAGTACACCATCTTCGCGCCCACCAACGAGGCCTTTGCGGCGGTTGACGCCGATACGCTGGCCCTGATCGCCAGCAACCCCGACACCCTGCAGCAGGTGCTGCTGTACCACATCGTGACCGGCAAGCTCACGGGCGAGCAGCTGTCTCAAAATGCCCAGCTGCGCAGCCTGGAAGGCAGCAGCATTAACCTGAAGCTGGAAGGCGGCACGCAGATGGTCGGCCCTGAAGGCAAGGTCACCACCACCGTCGACAGCGCCGACAACGGCGTCATCTATGTGATCGACAAGGTGATGCTGCCCCCCACCCTGAAGCTGCCCGCGCCCCCCACTCCGGCGCCGCCTCCTGCCGCGACCACCAGCACCGCTGCGCCCGCGCCCGCGCCGGCCCCCGCCGCGACGCCTGCACCCGCGCCTGCACCTACTCCAGCGCCTGCACCTGCACCTACCCCCGCGCCCGCCGCCCCTGTGACGACGGCGCCTGCCACCACCGCTCCTGTGGCCGTGGCCGTAGCCGCCCCTGTCTCTCCTACCCCGGCGGCCGCCACCGGCGCCATGACCCTGCAGCAGCGTCTGGAAGCCGAGCCCCAGTTCAGCACCCTGCTGAGCCTGCTCCAGACCGCCGAACTGACCACCCCCCTGATGGCCACCGACGTGACCATCTTCGCCCCCACCAACGACGCCTTCGCCAAGGTGCCCAAGGCCACCCTGGACCGTCTGCTGGCCGACAAGGCACTGCTCAAGCAGGTGCTGAGCTTCCACGTTGTCTCTGGCCGTGTAACCGAGGCTGACCTGAACGGTGCGCAGCTGCGCAGCCTGGAAAGCAGCAGCCTGGACCTGAAGAGGGAAGCGGGCGTGCTGCGGATCGGTGTGGCCACCAACGGCGTCCTCACCGGCGCAACCGTGAACGTTACCCCGATCATCGTGGGCAACAGCGCCATCTACCCCATCGACAGCGTGCTGATTCCCCCCACCTTCAAGTAA
- the trmFO gene encoding methylenetetrahydrofolate--tRNA-(uracil(54)-C(5))-methyltransferase (FADH(2)-oxidizing) TrmFO — protein MSTSPSITVIGAGLAGSEAALAAASQGVRVRLHEMRPVKMTPAHRSGGFAELVCSNSLGGEGERQSKGLLQAELRSVGGGIVTAADVSRLPAGNALAVERDEFSARVTRAVREHPLIEVIEGEVEAVPEGIAVIASGPLTSDALAADVARLTGSERLSFYDAAAPVIDFASIDMDVCWRAGRYDQSADYINCPFTKDEYLAFFGALEQARSHTPHDWEKLEFFEGCMPIEEIARRGVDTPRFGPMSPKGLDDPRTGRWPYAVAQLRQEDREGRLWSLVGFQTGLKWGDQKAVVQLIPGLHDAEIVRYGVMHRNTYLNAPQVLDSTLQLRADPQKLVAGVLAGTEGYLESAATGWLAGTNAARLARGLEPLTPPAESMLGGLVRYLASANPKNFQPMNVNWALVPELPAPQPGPNGKVRKLGKQEKRPILFRRGLNAFMAWAGEDAGLQVTPPPVPHQEESVEAQAQPVLR, from the coding sequence ATGTCCACCTCTCCTTCCATTACCGTGATCGGCGCGGGCCTCGCCGGTTCCGAGGCCGCGCTGGCCGCCGCCAGCCAGGGCGTGCGCGTGCGGCTGCACGAGATGCGGCCCGTGAAAATGACCCCCGCGCACCGTTCCGGCGGTTTTGCCGAACTGGTGTGCAGCAACTCGCTGGGCGGCGAGGGCGAGCGCCAGAGCAAGGGGCTGTTGCAGGCCGAACTGCGCAGTGTGGGCGGCGGCATCGTCACGGCGGCCGATGTCTCCAGGCTGCCCGCTGGAAATGCCCTGGCCGTCGAGCGCGACGAATTCAGCGCGCGGGTCACCAGGGCCGTGCGCGAACACCCGCTGATCGAGGTGATTGAGGGCGAGGTGGAGGCCGTGCCGGAAGGCATCGCCGTGATCGCCTCCGGCCCGCTGACCAGCGACGCGCTGGCCGCCGACGTGGCGCGGTTGACCGGCAGCGAACGTCTGAGCTTCTACGACGCCGCCGCGCCTGTCATCGACTTTGCCAGCATCGACATGGACGTGTGCTGGCGGGCCGGGCGCTATGACCAGAGCGCCGACTACATCAACTGCCCCTTTACCAAAGACGAGTATCTGGCCTTCTTCGGTGCGCTGGAACAGGCCCGCAGCCACACCCCGCACGACTGGGAGAAGCTGGAATTCTTCGAGGGCTGCATGCCTATCGAGGAGATTGCCCGCCGGGGGGTGGACACCCCGCGCTTCGGCCCCATGTCGCCCAAGGGCCTGGACGATCCGCGCACCGGGCGCTGGCCCTACGCCGTGGCGCAGCTGCGCCAGGAGGACCGCGAGGGCCGCCTGTGGTCCCTGGTGGGCTTTCAGACCGGCCTGAAGTGGGGTGACCAGAAGGCGGTGGTGCAGCTGATCCCTGGCCTGCACGACGCCGAGATCGTCCGCTACGGCGTGATGCACCGCAACACCTACCTGAATGCGCCGCAGGTGCTGGACTCCACCCTGCAACTGCGCGCCGATCCGCAGAAGCTGGTGGCGGGCGTGCTGGCCGGAACAGAGGGCTATCTGGAAAGTGCCGCGACGGGCTGGCTGGCCGGAACAAACGCGGCGCGGCTGGCGCGTGGTCTGGAGCCGCTCACGCCGCCTGCCGAATCCATGCTGGGCGGGCTGGTGCGTTACCTCGCCAGCGCCAACCCCAAGAACTTCCAGCCCATGAACGTCAACTGGGCGCTGGTTCCCGAGCTGCCCGCGCCCCAGCCGGGGCCGAACGGCAAGGTCCGCAAGCTGGGCAAGCAGGAGAAGCGCCCGATCCTGTTCCGGCGTGGCCTGAACGCCTTCATGGCCTGGGCCGGGGAGGACGCAGGCTTACAGGTCACCCCGCCGCCCGTGCCCCATCAGGAAGAAAGCGTGGAGGCGCAGGCCCAGCCCGTCTTGCGCTAG
- the murD gene encoding UDP-N-acetylmuramoyl-L-alanine--D-glutamate ligase: protein MTGEQGVRDARVGGGRLLIYGLGRSGRGVARFLAAEGRPAEWHDARPSAEDLALMNRLHFERGEVGDEYQTVVAAPGVPIDHPDLEGLRGRGAEILGEVALAARLRPALPIVGVTGTAGKGGTTVLIASLLRACGVNAREGGNIDPPLLDVVDAAEVAVAELSSFQLERVPGLRLPVAVITNLGVDHLDRHGTEAAYHAAKLNITAGQQAGDMLVIPEGLEVRTRAGVRTFSPSRLVLGSGEEVLPASELPESIHPANAAAALLAAEAMLLRLGRPAPVAVLAAALRAARPQRGRFETVARVGGVRFIDDSIATRTLAVQAALERAAPPIAWLVGGRDKGADLGPLRAAAQGRVKTVVAFGEDGERLARGLGLPYVTVSGTDGDGTMQAAAQAGLDALGGEGTVLLAPVGTSFDQFRDYAQRGDSFRRAALALPGAEVGA from the coding sequence GTGACTGGGGAACAGGGCGTGCGGGACGCAAGGGTGGGAGGTGGGCGCCTCCTGATCTACGGTCTGGGGCGCAGCGGGCGCGGGGTGGCGCGGTTTCTGGCTGCCGAGGGCAGGCCAGCAGAGTGGCATGACGCCCGGCCCTCGGCGGAGGACCTCGCGCTGATGAACCGCCTGCATTTTGAGCGCGGCGAGGTGGGCGACGAATACCAGACCGTCGTGGCCGCGCCGGGAGTGCCCATCGATCACCCGGACCTGGAGGGCCTGCGCGGGCGCGGCGCAGAGATCCTCGGCGAGGTGGCGCTGGCCGCCCGCCTGCGCCCCGCGCTGCCCATCGTGGGCGTGACCGGCACGGCGGGCAAGGGCGGCACCACGGTCCTGATCGCCTCGCTGCTGCGCGCCTGCGGGGTGAACGCGCGCGAGGGCGGCAATATCGATCCGCCGCTGCTGGACGTGGTGGACGCGGCAGAGGTGGCGGTGGCCGAACTGTCGAGCTTTCAGCTGGAGCGCGTGCCGGGCCTGCGCCTGCCGGTGGCCGTGATCACCAATCTGGGCGTCGACCACCTGGACCGCCACGGCACGGAGGCCGCCTACCACGCCGCCAAGCTGAACATCACGGCGGGGCAGCAGGCGGGGGACATGCTGGTCATTCCTGAAGGGCTGGAGGTTCGCACGCGGGCCGGGGTGCGCACCTTCTCACCGTCGCGGCTGGTGCTGGGCAGCGGCGAGGAGGTTCTGCCCGCGTCGGAGCTGCCCGAATCCATCCACCCGGCCAACGCTGCCGCCGCGCTGCTGGCGGCCGAGGCAATGCTGCTTCGCCTGGGCCGCCCGGCGCCGGTGGCCGTGCTGGCCGCCGCTCTGCGCGCCGCCCGGCCGCAGCGGGGCCGCTTCGAGACAGTGGCGCGGGTAGGCGGGGTGCGTTTTATCGACGACAGCATCGCCACCCGCACCCTGGCGGTGCAGGCCGCGCTAGAACGCGCCGCGCCGCCCATCGCGTGGCTGGTGGGCGGGCGCGACAAGGGCGCGGACCTCGGCCCGCTGCGGGCGGCCGCGCAGGGCCGGGTCAAGACGGTGGTGGCCTTTGGTGAGGACGGCGAGCGGCTGGCGCGCGGGCTGGGCCTGCCCTACGTGACTGTGTCGGGCACGGACGGCGACGGCACCATGCAGGCTGCGGCGCAGGCGGGACTCGACGCGCTGGGCGGCGAGGGCACCGTGCTGCTGGCCCCGGTCGGCACCAGTTTCGACCAGTTCCGCGACTACGCCCAGCGCGGCGACAGCTTCCGACGGGCCGCGCTGGCCCTGCCGGGGGCCGAGGTGGGCGCGTGA
- a CDS encoding FtsK/SpoIIIE family DNA translocase — protein MSKARAKSSPPVSRFDGEALGLVLFAVGIFLAVTLLLPAETGAATPGTGGAAGFMGGARTLLLDWLGWGAYLLPIIPVAYGTLVFLGRDLRNLTRRVLGAAVVVASLLALHEVFQPGAAGQGAGAVMGPLTSTLSYAAVLLPLVTLTLGLELMLRLTPLSMLKAIFRQLSVWLGGASAGVQGAIEARQDGIESARARGGVRAGLMAHARELDTLRRLYPDAGEIRTQQAELKVAQREVRGHDEAGLKGLERDLKHWQESVRLFVGNAARDLRELVAREAPDAGADAEARAAEIRLGRHELSVALPSTQACDALERLRRGMVAEIQRLSGRAGRLERERVAAEKALAKADSAALAREWPAHRERQVAWQEVSRDFTAWRARADVYPGWPDLVAAFDRAPTEVAGELAAALADDTDGTLREQDRWRTRLTQAQEEALRRAEAITGAATQEPAVPAALPTLDFDFASDGFAAEEFSGEEPVPGSAPGGPIPATYRTTTITATADPATWGAPPTAAMHPSSTAGTTEMGGVDPFSGWDDDDLPFGPASTPTGRSLDAVPARKAEPMLGGGGVRAGAPVPATPPWENGGAGASRAEKRPTNPVGAIALALPDDRLLDPIPAAAHNTAALEVSARQRAGLIDETLRHFGLQAKVVDYARGPTVTRYEIEPAPGEKISRIASLSNDLARALAVGGVRVEAPVPGKSVIGLEVPNAEREPVTFHQAAAAPGFRHTRAKLPVILGKSIDGELVVGDLAKMPHLLVAGSTGSGKSVCVNTLITSLLFKYLPGELRFLMIDPKMVELTPYDGIPHLVRSVVTNPVDAAGVLLGAVAHMERRYKMMSAVGAKNLEQYNAKMRQTGETELPHLVIIIDELADLMITSPKEVESAIMRLAQMARATGMHLILATQRPSVDILTSLIKVNVPARIAFAVSSSHDSRTILDSMGAERLTGMGDMLFYQPGQVKPVRLQGPYISEAESARISDELRRMVFEDDFVEAYGADFEGEVMASGPGDRSGMDFSDPLLRQAAQICIEEGQGSVSRLQRRLSVGHARAGKLMDLLEAMGIVSKHQGSKPRDVLVAEADLSQYFG, from the coding sequence ATGTCCAAGGCCCGTGCCAAAAGTTCTCCCCCGGTCAGCCGCTTCGACGGCGAGGCGCTGGGCCTGGTGCTGTTTGCGGTGGGCATCTTTCTGGCCGTGACGCTGCTGTTGCCCGCCGAGACCGGGGCGGCCACGCCCGGCACCGGTGGCGCGGCCGGCTTCATGGGCGGGGCGCGCACGCTGCTGCTGGACTGGCTGGGCTGGGGCGCGTACCTGCTGCCGATCATTCCCGTGGCCTACGGCACGCTGGTGTTTCTGGGCCGCGACCTGCGCAACCTCACCCGCCGGGTGCTGGGGGCCGCCGTGGTGGTGGCCTCGCTGCTGGCGCTGCACGAGGTCTTTCAGCCGGGGGCGGCGGGCCAGGGCGCCGGGGCAGTGATGGGGCCGCTGACCAGCACGCTCAGCTACGCGGCGGTCCTGCTGCCGCTGGTCACGCTGACGCTGGGCCTGGAACTGATGCTGCGGCTGACCCCGCTGAGCATGCTCAAGGCCATCTTCCGGCAGCTCAGCGTGTGGCTGGGCGGCGCGTCGGCCGGGGTGCAGGGGGCCATCGAGGCCCGCCAGGACGGTATCGAGTCGGCCCGTGCCCGCGGCGGCGTCCGCGCCGGCCTGATGGCGCACGCCCGCGAACTCGACACCCTGCGCCGCCTGTACCCCGATGCCGGTGAAATCAGGACCCAGCAGGCCGAACTCAAGGTCGCCCAGCGCGAGGTGCGCGGCCACGACGAGGCGGGTCTCAAGGGTCTGGAGCGGGACCTGAAGCACTGGCAGGAGAGTGTGCGCCTGTTCGTCGGCAACGCCGCCCGCGACCTGCGCGAACTGGTGGCTCGGGAGGCCCCCGACGCTGGGGCAGACGCCGAGGCCCGCGCCGCCGAGATCCGCCTGGGCCGCCACGAGCTGAGCGTGGCGCTGCCCAGCACCCAGGCGTGCGACGCGCTGGAACGTCTGCGCCGGGGCATGGTTGCCGAGATCCAGCGCCTGTCCGGGCGGGCAGGCCGACTGGAGCGCGAACGCGTGGCTGCCGAGAAGGCGCTGGCCAAGGCCGACAGCGCCGCGCTGGCCCGCGAGTGGCCGGCGCACCGCGAACGGCAGGTGGCGTGGCAGGAGGTCAGCCGCGACTTCACCGCGTGGCGGGCGCGGGCCGACGTGTACCCCGGCTGGCCCGATCTGGTGGCCGCCTTTGACCGCGCCCCCACCGAGGTGGCGGGTGAGCTGGCCGCGGCGCTGGCCGACGACACCGACGGCACCCTGCGCGAGCAGGACCGCTGGCGGACGCGCCTCACGCAGGCCCAGGAGGAAGCCCTGCGCCGCGCCGAGGCCATCACCGGAGCGGCCACCCAGGAGCCTGCTGTTCCCGCCGCTCTGCCCACCCTGGACTTCGACTTCGCGAGCGACGGCTTCGCCGCCGAGGAGTTCTCCGGGGAGGAGCCTGTCCCCGGCAGTGCTCCAGGCGGTCCTATCCCGGCCACGTATCGCACCACCACCATCACGGCCACAGCTGACCCGGCCACCTGGGGAGCGCCGCCCACAGCCGCCATGCATCCCTCCTCCACCGCGGGAACAACAGAGATGGGCGGCGTTGATCCCTTCTCCGGCTGGGATGACGATGACCTGCCGTTCGGGCCTGCGTCCACCCCTACCGGCCGTTCGCTGGACGCGGTGCCTGCCCGCAAGGCCGAGCCGATGCTGGGCGGCGGCGGCGTGCGTGCAGGTGCCCCGGTGCCCGCCACGCCCCCGTGGGAGAACGGGGGCGCCGGAGCGTCCAGGGCCGAGAAGCGGCCCACCAATCCTGTCGGCGCCATTGCGCTGGCCCTGCCCGACGACCGCCTGCTCGACCCCATTCCGGCGGCGGCGCACAACACGGCGGCACTGGAGGTCTCGGCGCGGCAGCGGGCCGGGCTGATTGACGAGACGCTGCGACATTTCGGCCTTCAGGCAAAGGTGGTGGACTACGCGCGCGGTCCCACCGTCACCCGCTACGAGATCGAGCCCGCGCCCGGCGAGAAGATCAGCCGGATTGCCAGCCTGTCCAACGATCTGGCCCGCGCCCTGGCGGTGGGCGGCGTGCGTGTGGAGGCCCCGGTCCCCGGCAAGAGCGTGATCGGCCTGGAAGTGCCCAACGCCGAGCGCGAGCCCGTGACCTTTCATCAGGCCGCCGCCGCCCCCGGCTTCCGCCACACCCGGGCCAAGCTGCCGGTGATTCTGGGCAAGAGCATCGACGGCGAGCTGGTGGTGGGCGACCTCGCCAAGATGCCGCACCTGCTGGTGGCGGGCAGCACCGGCTCGGGCAAGTCGGTGTGCGTCAACACGCTGATCACCTCGTTGCTGTTCAAGTACCTGCCCGGTGAACTGCGCTTTTTGATGATCGATCCCAAGATGGTGGAGCTCACGCCCTACGACGGCATTCCGCATCTGGTCCGCAGCGTGGTGACCAACCCGGTGGACGCGGCGGGCGTGCTGCTGGGCGCGGTGGCCCACATGGAGAGGCGCTACAAGATGATGAGCGCGGTGGGCGCCAAGAATCTGGAGCAGTACAACGCCAAGATGCGCCAGACCGGCGAGACCGAACTGCCGCATCTGGTGATCATCATCGACGAGCTCGCGGACCTGATGATCACCAGCCCCAAGGAGGTGGAGTCGGCCATTATGCGGCTGGCGCAGATGGCCCGCGCCACCGGCATGCATCTGATTCTGGCCACCCAGCGCCCCAGCGTGGATATCCTGACCAGCCTGATCAAGGTCAACGTGCCGGCGCGCATCGCCTTTGCGGTCAGCAGCAGCCACGACTCACGCACCATTCTGGACAGCATGGGAGCCGAGCGGCTGACCGGCATGGGCGACATGCTGTTCTACCAGCCGGGTCAGGTCAAACCGGTGCGCCTGCAAGGCCCGTACATCAGTGAGGCCGAGTCTGCCCGCATCAGTGACGAGCTGCGCCGCATGGTTTTCGAGGACGACTTCGTGGAAGCCTATGGCGCGGATTTCGAGGGCGAGGTCATGGCCAGCGGGCCGGGTGACCGCAGCGGCATGGATTTCAGCGATCCGCTGCTGCGACAGGCCGCACAGATCTGCATCGAGGAGGGCCAGGGCAGCGTGTCGCGCCTGCAGCGCCGCCTGAGCGTGGGCCACGCCCGCGCCGGCAAACTGATGGACCTGCTGGAGGCCATGGGCATTGTCAGCAAGCACCAGGGCAGCAAGCCCAGGGACGTGCTGGTGGCCGAGGCCGACCTGTCCCAGTACTTCGGCTGA
- a CDS encoding M67 family metallopeptidase, producing MSLILPAVLVDALWAHAARDFPRECVGALGGTGLTAENPGSPVARAEALYPLPNISPIPEREYLADPVHLLRALKAMRGAGLALVALYHSHPYGPAQPSRTDLRLAAYPVPYVIADLESRVLRAYRLPQGTAVRVTVEGQTGESG from the coding sequence GTGTCGCTGATCCTGCCGGCTGTCCTAGTCGACGCGCTGTGGGCGCACGCCGCCCGTGACTTCCCGCGCGAGTGCGTGGGCGCGCTGGGCGGCACCGGCCTGACCGCCGAGAACCCGGGCAGTCCGGTGGCCCGCGCCGAGGCGCTGTACCCGCTGCCCAACATCTCCCCCATTCCCGAGCGTGAGTATCTGGCGGACCCGGTGCATCTGCTGCGGGCGCTCAAGGCCATGCGCGGGGCCGGACTGGCGCTGGTGGCGCTGTACCACAGCCATCCATACGGCCCGGCGCAGCCCAGCCGCACCGATCTGCGGCTGGCCGCCTACCCGGTGCCCTACGTGATCGCGGACCTGGAAAGCCGCGTGCTGCGGGCCTACCGGCTGCCGCAGGGCACGGCGGTGCGGGTGACGGTGGAAGGCCAGACGGGGGAATCCGGGTGA
- the udk gene encoding uridine kinase, producing MTSPFVIGVAGGSGSGKTTVTRRVMETVGEQGVAVLAQDNYYRSQDEIPFETRLKTNYDHPAAFDWELLRAHLDALLAGVPIDMPEYDFTQHTRSARTTTVLPGSVVVLEGFFALYDDELRKRMHLKVFVDADADVRFIRRLLRDTGERGRTPESVISQYLEFVRPMHLSFVEPTKRYADVIIPHGGMNEPALDMLAARIRTTI from the coding sequence ATGACCTCCCCCTTCGTGATTGGCGTGGCGGGCGGTTCGGGCAGTGGCAAGACCACCGTGACGCGGCGGGTGATGGAAACGGTGGGCGAGCAGGGCGTGGCGGTACTGGCGCAGGACAACTATTACCGCAGCCAGGACGAGATTCCCTTCGAGACGCGGCTCAAGACCAATTACGATCACCCGGCGGCCTTCGACTGGGAGCTGCTGCGCGCGCATCTGGACGCGCTGCTGGCAGGCGTGCCCATCGACATGCCCGAGTACGATTTCACGCAGCACACCCGCTCGGCGCGCACCACCACCGTGTTGCCCGGCAGCGTGGTGGTGCTGGAAGGCTTCTTCGCCCTCTACGACGATGAACTGCGCAAGCGCATGCACCTGAAGGTCTTCGTGGACGCCGACGCCGACGTGCGCTTTATCCGGCGGCTGCTGCGCGACACCGGCGAGCGCGGGCGCACCCCCGAGAGCGTGATCTCGCAGTACCTGGAATTCGTGCGCCCCATGCACCTGAGCTTCGTGGAACCCACCAAGCGGTACGCCGACGTGATCATTCCCCACGGCGGCATGAACGAGCCCGCGCTGGACATGCTGGCCGCAAGGATTCGCACGACGATCTGA